The Urbifossiella limnaea nucleotide sequence GGACACCTTCGGCGGCGCGGGCTTCGGCATCCGGGCGGTGGCGGCGGCCATGGGAGAGCCTCGGGGGAAGGGGGTGGCATTGTAGGTAGGCCGCCGCGTGCGGCGGTGCGCAGCCGTGCTACGCCGCAACCGGCGACCCGATCACTCCTTGTCCTCCAGCCTGCCCGACCGCTGGATCGCCCGGAACAGGCGCAACCCGAACATCGTCGCCGTGGCGCACCCAAGCATCCCGAACACCGGCAGGTCCCACAGCAGCGGCGGTGCCTTCGCCGCCCAGATCACCGCCGAGCCCAAGAACAGCGCGCTCACCATCATCCCGAACACCAGCCGGTTCACCGACGGGTCGAGGTGGCGGTGGTCCAGCTGCACCGCGAGCTGCTGGTTGTTCAGCCGGCGGAACAGGCCCGACACCTCGCGCGGCAGGCCGCGGACGAGTTGCTCCCACTCGCGCAGGTCGGAGAACAGCTGGCGCACGACCCGCTTCGGCGACAGCTTCTTCATCACCAGCGACCGCGCGTACGGCTCCAGCAGCCCCACCAGGTTGAACTTCGGCGACAGCCGCCGGCCGGTCCCTTCGAGGATGATGAGCACCCGCAGCAGCATCGCCAGCGGCGCCGGCAGCAGGACGTGGTAGCGGCGGACCGCGTCGGTCAGGTCGTTCAGCGCCGTGCCGAGCTGGAACTGGTCCAGCGGCATCCCCCAGTAGTATGCCAGCTGCTCCGCCACCTCCGCCTCCAGGGCGTCGGCGTCGAGCTTCGGCGGCACGTCGGCCACCTCCACGATCAGGTCCGTCAGCGTCGCCGCGTCGTGGTTCACCGCCGCGGTCACGCCGCGCTCGATCCGGTCGCGCAGCTTCGCGTCCACGCGGCCAACCATGCCCACGTCCAGCAGCCCGATGCGGCCACGCGGGTGGTCGGGCGTCGCCGGCAGGTACAGCAGGTTGCCCGGATGCGGGTCGGCGTGGAAGATGCCGTCGCGGAAGATCATCGCCAGGAAGACGTGCGCCCCGCGCGCCGCCAGGTCGTGGAGGTCGCCGCCGGCCGACCTCACCTTCTCGAGCCGGGTGAACGGCACGCCCTCCAGGTACTCCATCGTCAAGACGCGGCCGGTCGAGAACGCCGGGTACGGTTCCGGCACCGCCACGCCGGCGTCCTTCTCGAACGCCTGCCGGAACAGTTGCAGGTTGCGCAGTTCGCGGCGGAAGTCGAGCTCGCGCAGAAGCACACGCTTGAACTCGGCCACAACCGCGACCGGGCGGTAGGGTCGCAGCTCCGGCAGGAACCGCACGGCCAGCTCGGCCAGTTCCGCGAGGATGGACAGGTCGTTCTCGACGCGGCGGACGATTCCGGGGTGCTGCACCTTCACCACGACCGCGCGGCCGTCGTGGAGCGTGGCCCGGTGGACCTGCCCGATCGACGCCGACGCCAGGGGCACCGGTTCGAAGTGCGGGAACACCTCCGGCACGGGGCGACCGAGTTCCTGTTCGATGAGGTCGCGGGTGGCCTCGAACGGGTCCGCGGGGACGTTCCCTTGTAGTTCGGACAGTTCGTCGGCGAGCGCCGAGCCGACCACGTCGCGGCGGGTGCTGAGGACCTGGCCGAACTTGATGAACGTGGTGCCGAGCTCGGTGAGGACGAGCCGCACCCGGGCCTCGAACGTCAGCTGCGACAGGCGGACGATCTCGGTCCGGGCGGCCCACCGGCGGACGAACCCGGGGTCGAGCCGCAGCACCACGTCGGCGAGGCCGTACTTGGTCAGCGTGCGGACGATCTCGACGACCCGGGACAGGTTCCGGGCGAGCTGCGGGATGGACGCCAGGTCGAGCCGCATGCCGGGCGTCCCCCGCGCTCCGGGCGGAGCGCCCGCTACTTCGGGTTGAGCGTCACGCGGGCCGTCTCGCCGGCCCGCAACACCACCTTCGCCGCGGCCCGGGTCGTCTTCCCGTTCGCGGTCACCTCGGCGACGAGTTCATACCCGTAATCCTGGCCGTAGCTCAGTGCCGGCACGGAGTACGTCCGCGAGTTGCCGGTGGTCGGCGACGACACCCCGTTGAACTTCAGGACGGCGCTCTCGGGCAGGTCGACGACCAGCGTGGCCGCGCCGGTGCCGGCGAACGGGTCGGCGTAGCCGCGGCAGCCGTAGCAGCCCCACCCGTAGGTGGCGTAGGGGCCGTACGACGCCCAGTTCGCGTACGGGCCGTGGGCGTAGTTGTAGTACGCGAACCACGGGTAGGCCCAGCCGTAGTAGTACGTGTTGGTGTAGTACCCGCTCGGGGTCAGGAGCGGGAACGTGGCGCTGGTGGCGGTCGGCCAGTCCCAGGCCTTCGCGGGGGCGGCGGATGCGGCCACGGCCAGGACGGCGGCGAACAGGGCGCGTCGCATGGGGTGTCTCCGGGTTGCGGGGGCGGCATAAAGCCCCCTCCCCCTCGACTCTAGCGACCGGCGTGTCCGACACAACCTGTCTTGCCCAGATTATCCAAACTACCACCCGGGCCGCTTCAATCCCCGTTCCGCTCCGCTTCGCGGTCGAGGTGCAGGTGCGGCGTCGCGCCTTTGCCGCGGAGCTCGATCACGCGGTCGGCGCGGCCCTGCGTCAGGTACGCGGTCAGGTCCACGCCCATCTCGCGCAGCGCGCTCAGGTGCTGCCGCTGCCGCTCCTCGGCCTGCCGGCGCACCTCGATCTCCGTCTCCGCGTCGCGGCGGCGCTGGTCGCGCACGGCCGTGCGCTCCGCCTCCTTCTGCCGCAGCTCCGCCTCCTGCCGCTTGCGGCCCAGTTCGATCTCGGCTTCCACCTCGGCCGTCTGCTCGGTCCGCCGCCGCGTCGCGCGGTTCATCTGCGCGTTTAGCTTGAAGTCCTCCAGCGTCTGCGCCTGCTCCTCGGTCGCGCGTTCCAGTTGCAGCCGCGTCCGCGACTCGATCGCCTGGTCGTGCATCGCCTGGAGCCGGTCCGGGGCGGCGTAGCCCCGGTAGACCACCTTGTTGACGCGGTAGCCGTTCTGGGCCGCCCGCGCCGTGAGCTGCCGGTAGGCGTCGAGCTCGTTCAGCCCGCCGGTGTCGTGCTTGAACTGCTCGAACGTACGCCGGCCGCAAAACTCGACCACGTCCGACGTGGCGGCGTTGATGAAGTCGCCGATCGGGTCGTGCGTCGCCTCCAACATGCGGTCGATGTCCATGAGCTCGAAGAAGAGCATGAGCTTGATGGTGAGGACGGCGTCGTCGGCGGTGCGGACCTCGGGCACGTCGTGGTACATCTGGTCGGGCATGAGCCACAGCTTCTGGAAGACGAGCCCCTTGGCGACCTTCCGCACGCCCTGCGAGCCGCCCTCGGAGCCGTGCCACGCGAACGTGTGCAGCCACTCGCCGGGCGCCGGCACGAACAGCGTCGGCCCGTACACGATCCGCCGCGTGATCGCGTCCGACCCCGCGGCCCGGCTGTACACGATCACCGCCTCCTTGGCGGCGAGTTGGAGGGCGTCCTGGCGCTGGACGGTCTCGTGGACGCGCGGGTCGAACCACAGGTCGGCGGGGCCGGGGACGTGTTCCTGCCGGCCGTCGCGGAAGCGGACGATGAGGAACTCGCCGGGGTGCGCGACGAAGTGCCGCATCTTCTCGAACCGCTTCCGCCACGCCCACACGCGCCGCGGCCCGATCACGACCTCCATGCTCCCGTCCGCGCGGACCATGAGCGCCCGCTGCCCCTCCTCGACGGTGTAGTACCACATGGTGGCGGTCCCGTAGTCAGGGGTGGTGTCGAGTCCCGGCGGCATCGGCCGCTGGGGGATGTTGGCTTGAAGGTCGGCGACGTGAACGGAATCCCAACGGCCGGTGTTCGGGTCGATCGTGCCGCGCATCCCCTTGAGGAATTCGACGCGGGCGTGGGCGCGCTTCGCCTTCGCGGCGGTGCGCGTCACCGACTCCTCGGGCACGTCGAAGTCGATAGCCGTGTCGGTGAACTCGCAGAGCATCGAGTCCACGGACTCCGTTTCGCTCTGGCCGTAGTGCTCGTTGATGGCCTTGATGAGCGCGGCCCGCGGGTAGCCGACGAGGCGGATCTTCTTGTTCAGGATGAACGTCAGCTTGTCGGCGACGGACAGGTCGTTGGGGTCGGCGGCGGCCACGAACAGCGTCTCGCCGTCGAGCCGGACGGGGAGGACGAGATTCTCGCGCGCCACCGACTCGGGGACGAGTTCGAGGACGTGCGGGGGCGGCGTCGGCAGCGGGATGACCGACGGCTCCGCGGCCTCGGCGGCGAGGTGGACGGCGCCCCGCTTGTGGATGATGTCGGGGATCACGGCGGTCTCCGCCGCCGCGACCGCGGCGGGTGGACACCTGGGCTGGGACTTGTCGGTGCTATTGTTTCCGCGCGG carries:
- a CDS encoding ABC1 kinase family protein: MRLDLASIPQLARNLSRVVEIVRTLTKYGLADVVLRLDPGFVRRWAARTEIVRLSQLTFEARVRLVLTELGTTFIKFGQVLSTRRDVVGSALADELSELQGNVPADPFEATRDLIEQELGRPVPEVFPHFEPVPLASASIGQVHRATLHDGRAVVVKVQHPGIVRRVENDLSILAELAELAVRFLPELRPYRPVAVVAEFKRVLLRELDFRRELRNLQLFRQAFEKDAGVAVPEPYPAFSTGRVLTMEYLEGVPFTRLEKVRSAGGDLHDLAARGAHVFLAMIFRDGIFHADPHPGNLLYLPATPDHPRGRIGLLDVGMVGRVDAKLRDRIERGVTAAVNHDAATLTDLIVEVADVPPKLDADALEAEVAEQLAYYWGMPLDQFQLGTALNDLTDAVRRYHVLLPAPLAMLLRVLIILEGTGRRLSPKFNLVGLLEPYARSLVMKKLSPKRVVRQLFSDLREWEQLVRGLPREVSGLFRRLNNQQLAVQLDHRHLDPSVNRLVFGMMVSALFLGSAVIWAAKAPPLLWDLPVFGMLGCATATMFGLRLFRAIQRSGRLEDKE
- a CDS encoding TIGR03000 domain-containing protein, whose amino-acid sequence is MRRALFAAVLAVAASAAPAKAWDWPTATSATFPLLTPSGYYTNTYYYGWAYPWFAYYNYAHGPYANWASYGPYATYGWGCYGCRGYADPFAGTGAATLVVDLPESAVLKFNGVSSPTTGNSRTYSVPALSYGQDYGYELVAEVTANGKTTRAAAKVVLRAGETARVTLNPK
- a CDS encoding GspE/PulE/PilB domain-containing protein, giving the protein MIPDIIHKRGAVHLAAEAAEPSVIPLPTPPPHVLELVPESVARENLVLPVRLDGETLFVAAADPNDLSVADKLTFILNKKIRLVGYPRAALIKAINEHYGQSETESVDSMLCEFTDTAIDFDVPEESVTRTAAKAKRAHARVEFLKGMRGTIDPNTGRWDSVHVADLQANIPQRPMPPGLDTTPDYGTATMWYYTVEEGQRALMVRADGSMEVVIGPRRVWAWRKRFEKMRHFVAHPGEFLIVRFRDGRQEHVPGPADLWFDPRVHETVQRQDALQLAAKEAVIVYSRAAGSDAITRRIVYGPTLFVPAPGEWLHTFAWHGSEGGSQGVRKVAKGLVFQKLWLMPDQMYHDVPEVRTADDAVLTIKLMLFFELMDIDRMLEATHDPIGDFINAATSDVVEFCGRRTFEQFKHDTGGLNELDAYRQLTARAAQNGYRVNKVVYRGYAAPDRLQAMHDQAIESRTRLQLERATEEQAQTLEDFKLNAQMNRATRRRTEQTAEVEAEIELGRKRQEAELRQKEAERTAVRDQRRRDAETEIEVRRQAEERQRQHLSALREMGVDLTAYLTQGRADRVIELRGKGATPHLHLDREAERNGD